The following coding sequences lie in one Myxococcus xanthus genomic window:
- the tnpA gene encoding IS66 family insertion sequence element accessory protein TnpA, which produces MSKPVEKQEWFRVAEAFEASGLTQKAFSSQRGVRLSTLQSWVYRRRRQHGSQAEVVRLLPVEVATRPTATESMLEVVTASGARVRFEEGTDVDYVARLVAALGR; this is translated from the coding sequence ATGTCAAAGCCGGTGGAGAAGCAGGAGTGGTTCCGGGTCGCCGAAGCCTTCGAGGCGAGCGGACTGACGCAAAAAGCGTTCTCCTCGCAGCGAGGCGTGCGGCTCAGCACGTTGCAGTCGTGGGTGTACCGGCGCCGACGCCAGCACGGCAGTCAGGCAGAGGTAGTGCGCCTGCTGCCGGTGGAGGTCGCGACGAGGCCCACGGCGACGGAGTCGATGCTGGAGGTGGTAACGGCGAGCGGAGCGCGGGTGCGCTTCGAGGAGGGCACCGACGTCGACTACGTGGCCCGGCTCGTCGCCGCGCTGGGGCGGTGA
- the tnpB gene encoding IS66 family insertion sequence element accessory protein TnpB (TnpB, as the term is used for proteins encoded by IS66 family insertion elements, is considered an accessory protein, since TnpC, encoded by a neighboring gene, is a DDE family transposase.), which yields MFALPASVRVVLATEPVDMRKSIDGLMALVRSAWGEDVYSGHLFAFVSRMGDRVKVLTWSRGGFVLLYKRLETGRFRLPPVDAGAQVVHLDATQLAMLLDGIDVAQVRRQPAWTPPGRTGT from the coding sequence GTGTTTGCCCTTCCAGCCTCGGTGCGCGTGGTGCTGGCGACAGAGCCGGTGGACATGCGTAAGTCGATTGACGGCCTGATGGCACTGGTGCGCAGCGCATGGGGCGAGGACGTCTACTCGGGGCACCTCTTCGCCTTCGTCTCGCGCATGGGCGACAGAGTCAAGGTGCTGACGTGGAGTCGAGGCGGCTTCGTGCTGCTGTACAAGCGGCTGGAGACGGGCCGCTTCCGCCTACCACCGGTGGACGCGGGCGCGCAGGTGGTGCACCTGGACGCCACGCAGTTGGCGATGCTGCTGGACGGCATTGACGTGGCGCAGGTGAGGCGCCAGCCTGCCTGGACGCCTCCCGGGCGCACGGGCACCTGA
- the istB gene encoding IS21-like element helper ATPase IstB codes for MNLVEITRALTTLRLSGMAQAVEARILQAQAEKLAPLDFLSALVNDELTRRSDSFIQRRLKQGAFRDAGKTLDGFDFDFNKKMNRRLVFELATGGFVERREDALFLGPPGTGKSHIAQALGRAVIQSQGHRVLYREAHHLLEELAEASLEGTRRQKLDALTGAPLLIIDDLGMRKLPATAAEDLLELIMRRYEKASTLITSNRPVEDWGKLLGDNAAVAAMLDRLLHHAHVVQFGPRSWRTKGAMELRTSESAG; via the coding sequence ATGAATCTCGTCGAAATCACCCGCGCCCTCACCACCTTGCGCCTGTCCGGCATGGCCCAGGCCGTCGAGGCCCGCATCCTCCAGGCGCAAGCCGAGAAGCTCGCTCCACTCGACTTCCTCTCCGCCCTCGTCAACGACGAGTTGACTCGCAGAAGCGACAGCTTCATCCAACGCCGCCTCAAGCAGGGCGCCTTCCGCGACGCGGGCAAGACGCTCGACGGCTTCGACTTCGACTTCAACAAGAAGATGAATCGCCGCCTCGTCTTCGAGCTGGCCACCGGCGGCTTCGTGGAGCGGCGCGAGGACGCGCTCTTCCTTGGCCCTCCAGGCACCGGCAAGAGTCACATCGCCCAGGCCCTCGGCCGCGCCGTCATCCAGTCCCAGGGCCATCGCGTCCTCTACCGCGAGGCGCACCACCTGCTCGAGGAGCTCGCCGAAGCAAGCCTCGAAGGCACCCGACGCCAGAAGCTCGATGCGCTCACCGGCGCGCCTCTGCTCATCATCGATGACCTCGGCATGCGCAAGCTGCCGGCCACCGCCGCCGAGGACCTGCTCGAGCTCATCATGCGCCGCTACGAGAAGGCTTCCACCCTCATCACCTCCAACCGGCCAGTGGAGGACTGGGGGAAGCTCTTGGGGGACAACGCCGCCGTGGCCGCCATGCTCGACCGTCTGCTGCACCATGCCCACGTCGTCCAATTCGGTCCCCGCAGCTGGCGCACCAAGGGGGCCATGGAGTTGCGGACCTCCGAGTCCGCGGGGTAG